In Actinoplanes octamycinicus, the genomic window CGGCGGCCTCGGCCAGAACCACAAACGTGTTGATCATGGGAACCTCCTGTCGAGGTCAGCTATGCCTTGGATCAGCCGACCGGGTTGCCGGCCCAGATGAAGCCGAACGCGATGCCGAGCAGCGCGAGCGCCTCGACCACGGCGAAGCCGATCCAGACGTACGGCAGGGTCAGACGCGACGACTCCGGCTGGCGGGCGGTCGACTGGATGTAGGCCGAGAAGACGAGACCGACACCGATACCCGGGCCGATGGCAGCGAGACCGTAACCGATGGCGGCGGTGCTACCAACAACTTCGGAGAGCAGCATTCTCAGTTCCTCCTGGTATCTCGCGTGACTGTCACGCGGGACGACAAACGGGGTGGTGCGTGGAGCGGGGTGAAACTCAGTGCTCGTCGGCGAGCGCGCCCTGGACGTAGCTCGCGGTCAGCACCGTGAAGACGTAGGCCTGGAGACAGATCACCAGGAACTCGAGGAAGGTCAGCGCGATGGTCAGGACCCAGGAGAGGATCGAGACCGGGGCGAGGAACCCGTTCGCGCTGATCATCGCGAACCCGCCCAGCGTGAACACCAGCAGCAGCATGTGGCCGGCGAACATGTTGGCGAACAGACGGACGGCCAGCGAGAACGGCCGGACCAGGAAGTTCGAGAAGAACTCGATCGGGATCAGCAGCGGCAGGATGAACCACGGCGCCGGCGGGATCAGCGCGGTCTTGAAGTACTTCAGGAAGCCGTGGTGCCGGATGCCCACATAGATGAACATCACATAGCTGATCACCGCCAGGATGGCCGGGAACGCGATGTGCGAGTTCGGCGAGATCTGCACGAACGGCAGGATGCCGAAGAAGTTGTTCACGATGATGAACATGAACAGCACCGTCAGGTACGGCGCGAACGCGACGCCGCGCGGGCCGATCATCTCGACCGCGACGTTGTTCCGCACGAACCCGTAGACGCTCTCGGCGATCCACTGCTTCTTCGTCGGAACGAGCTCCGGCTTCCGGTACGAGACCAGGAAGAAGATGATGATCGCGGCCACCGCCACCCAGACCAGGAACGTGATCTTGGTGAACCAGTAGTTGTTCTCCTGACCCCACGGCAGGATGCTGGGCAGGTAGAAATCCTCGACGCTGGGCGGGAACTCCGCCGCGAGGACCGTCGACGTACCGATCACCATGGCCCTTTCCTGTCAGGCGCCGAGCCGGCGCACGATGAGGTACACACCCAGGCCGATGCCCAGGACGGCGCCGATACCGGCGAAAATGCCCTTGGTCCCGGCCCAGTGGTCGACCAGCCACCCGATCCCGCCCCAGACCAACATGCCCGCGATGAGGTAGGTGACTGCCGTCATGCCCGCGCCCGTGTCGGGCGGGGTGGGGCCTTCGTCACCGCGTTTGTCGTGGGGGGGTTCTTGGCCGGTCATGACGGCCCGAACGATATCAGCAGGTGATAC contains:
- the atpB gene encoding F0F1 ATP synthase subunit A, which produces MVIGTSTVLAAEFPPSVEDFYLPSILPWGQENNYWFTKITFLVWVAVAAIIIFFLVSYRKPELVPTKKQWIAESVYGFVRNNVAVEMIGPRGVAFAPYLTVLFMFIIVNNFFGILPFVQISPNSHIAFPAILAVISYVMFIYVGIRHHGFLKYFKTALIPPAPWFILPLLIPIEFFSNFLVRPFSLAVRLFANMFAGHMLLLVFTLGGFAMISANGFLAPVSILSWVLTIALTFLEFLVICLQAYVFTVLTASYVQGALADEH
- a CDS encoding ATP synthase F0 subunit C, whose amino-acid sequence is MLLSEVVGSTAAIGYGLAAIGPGIGVGLVFSAYIQSTARQPESSRLTLPYVWIGFAVVEALALLGIAFGFIWAGNPVG
- a CDS encoding AtpZ/AtpI family protein, with translation MTGQEPPHDKRGDEGPTPPDTGAGMTAVTYLIAGMLVWGGIGWLVDHWAGTKGIFAGIGAVLGIGLGVYLIVRRLGA